From a single Mucilaginibacter terrenus genomic region:
- the ilvA gene encoding threonine ammonia-lyase IlvA, with product MDTVTQSQLDFDAAYERLKGVVKHTPLEYNERLSDKYECEIYLKREDLQIVRSYKLRGAYNMISRLNTEQLSRGVVCASAGNHAQGVAYSCKKLGTKGVIFMPEITPKQKVKQTEMFGNGNVELVLVGDTFDDCLREALAYTEAHNMTFIPPFDNEQVIEGQGTVGVEILEDLPEVEAVIVPVGGGGLAAGLGTYLKQQKENILLIGVEPDGAPSMWTAIEKGEPVTLGQIDRFVDGAAVKRVGEKTFRICREVLDDMLTVPEGKVCTTILKLYNEDAIVVEPAGALSVTALDSVREQIKGKTVVCVVSGGNNDIERMAEIKEKSLLYEGLKHYFIVRFPQRPGALKLFVTNVLGPGDDITRFEFIKKTAKENGPALVGIELKNAEDYPALLQRMEEHRFEVIEINRDQTLFEYLV from the coding sequence ATGGATACTGTAACGCAAAGCCAGCTGGATTTTGATGCCGCATACGAGAGGTTAAAAGGAGTTGTAAAACATACCCCGCTTGAATATAATGAGCGCCTTTCGGACAAGTACGAGTGCGAGATTTACCTGAAACGTGAGGACCTGCAGATAGTGCGTTCGTACAAGCTGCGGGGTGCTTATAACATGATAAGCAGGCTTAACACCGAGCAGCTGAGCCGCGGCGTGGTTTGCGCCAGCGCCGGCAACCATGCGCAGGGTGTTGCTTATTCATGCAAAAAGCTGGGGACTAAAGGCGTAATATTCATGCCGGAGATCACCCCCAAGCAAAAAGTGAAACAAACAGAAATGTTTGGTAACGGCAACGTAGAACTGGTGTTGGTTGGCGATACTTTTGACGATTGCCTGCGCGAAGCGCTTGCTTATACTGAAGCACACAACATGACCTTTATACCGCCATTTGATAACGAACAGGTGATAGAAGGACAAGGCACGGTAGGTGTAGAGATATTGGAAGACCTGCCCGAAGTAGAGGCGGTGATAGTACCTGTTGGCGGCGGTGGTTTAGCAGCCGGCCTGGGTACCTACCTTAAACAACAGAAAGAAAATATTTTGCTGATAGGTGTTGAGCCGGATGGCGCACCATCTATGTGGACCGCTATTGAAAAAGGTGAGCCGGTAACACTTGGCCAGATAGACCGTTTTGTAGACGGCGCGGCCGTAAAGCGTGTGGGCGAGAAAACTTTCCGTATCTGCCGCGAGGTGTTAGATGACATGCTGACCGTACCCGAGGGTAAGGTTTGCACCACCATATTAAAGCTGTATAACGAAGATGCTATCGTGGTTGAACCGGCAGGCGCCTTATCAGTAACCGCGCTGGATAGCGTACGCGAACAGATAAAAGGCAAAACGGTGGTGTGCGTAGTAAGTGGCGGAAATAATGATATAGAGCGTATGGCCGAGATAAAAGAAAAATCGCTGCTATATGAAGGCCTGAAGCATTATTTTATCGTTCGGTTCCCGCAAAGGCCGGGTGCTTTAAAACTATTTGTAACCAACGTGTTAGGCCCCGGCGATGACATCACCCGTTTCGAGTTCATCAAGAAAACAGCAAAAGAGAACGGCCCCGCTCTGGTTGGCATAGAGCTGAAGAACGCGGAAGACTATCCTGCCCTGCTCCAGCGTATGGAAGAACACCGGTTTGAGGTGATAGAAATCAACCGCGACCAAACGTTGTTTGAGTATTTGGTATAA
- a CDS encoding phytoene desaturase family protein, with product MDTKHVVVIGAGFAGLASACILAKEGYKVTVLEKNDQPGGRARVWEKDGFKFDMGPSWYWMPDVFENFFALFGKKPADFYNLKRLDPGYRIYYSKDEVLDVPADMQQLEQLFDSIDPGSSKGLQTFMEQAAYKYKVGMGEYVFRPSHSITEFIDLNLIRKSMSMQLLTSMSSHVRQYFKDSKLVKMLEFPVLFLGATPKDTPAMYSMMNYADLALGTWYPMGGMNEIVRAMVSVAESYGVDIRLNTEVTKIEVADKQVSSIQTNNGIFTADFVITGADYEHADQHLLDKPHRNYSEKYWDKRTMSPSSLLFYIGTNKKLNGIEHHNLFFDEDFEQHAREIYKDPQWPTKPLFYVCCTSKTDPAAAPEGCENIFFLMPIAPGLEDNEATREKYFNLMIDRFEQVTGESIRESIILKRSYALDDFKADYHSYKGNAYGLANTLAQTAFFKPSMRAKHVKNMLYTGQLTVPGPGVPPALISGQIAAKEAMKMMTEKS from the coding sequence ATGGATACTAAACATGTAGTAGTTATTGGTGCCGGATTTGCCGGATTAGCATCGGCTTGCATACTGGCTAAAGAAGGTTACAAAGTAACTGTGCTGGAAAAGAACGACCAGCCAGGTGGCCGCGCGCGGGTGTGGGAGAAAGATGGCTTTAAGTTTGACATGGGCCCGAGCTGGTATTGGATGCCAGATGTGTTTGAGAACTTTTTCGCGCTATTTGGTAAAAAGCCAGCTGATTTTTACAATCTGAAACGCCTGGATCCCGGTTATCGCATTTACTACAGTAAAGACGAGGTACTGGATGTGCCTGCCGATATGCAGCAACTAGAGCAGCTATTCGATTCCATTGACCCCGGCAGCAGCAAGGGGCTGCAGACCTTTATGGAACAAGCCGCTTATAAGTACAAAGTCGGAATGGGAGAGTATGTGTTCCGTCCGTCGCATTCCATAACTGAGTTTATCGATCTCAACCTTATCCGTAAAAGCATGAGCATGCAGCTGCTTACCAGCATGAGCAGCCATGTGAGGCAATATTTCAAAGATTCGAAGCTGGTAAAGATGCTGGAGTTCCCGGTGCTGTTTCTGGGTGCAACGCCTAAGGATACACCAGCCATGTACAGCATGATGAACTATGCCGACCTGGCACTCGGTACCTGGTACCCAATGGGTGGGATGAATGAAATTGTAAGGGCGATGGTTAGCGTTGCTGAAAGTTATGGCGTAGACATCCGCCTGAATACGGAAGTAACAAAGATAGAGGTGGCCGATAAGCAGGTAAGCAGCATACAAACCAACAACGGCATATTTACTGCGGACTTTGTAATAACCGGTGCGGATTATGAACATGCCGACCAGCACCTGCTGGACAAGCCGCACCGCAACTACTCCGAAAAGTATTGGGACAAGCGCACCATGTCGCCATCCAGTCTGTTGTTTTACATTGGCACCAACAAAAAGCTGAATGGAATAGAGCACCACAACCTCTTTTTTGACGAGGATTTTGAGCAGCATGCCCGCGAGATATACAAAGACCCGCAATGGCCTACAAAGCCGCTTTTTTATGTATGCTGCACATCTAAAACCGATCCTGCGGCCGCGCCTGAGGGTTGCGAAAATATCTTCTTCCTGATGCCTATAGCACCGGGGTTAGAAGATAACGAGGCCACCCGCGAGAAGTATTTTAACCTGATGATTGACCGATTTGAGCAGGTAACAGGGGAGAGCATCCGCGAGAGTATCATACTTAAACGGAGTTATGCACTGGATGACTTTAAAGCAGACTATCACTCCTATAAAGGCAATGCTTACGGCTTGGCAAATACGCTGGCCCAGACAGCTTTCTTTAAACCATCTATGCGGGCAAAGCATGTAAAAAATATGCTGTACACCGGTCAGCTTACAGTACCTGGCCCTGGCGTACCACCGGCTTTAATATCGGGGCAGATAGCCGCTAAAGAGGCCATGAAGATGATGACCGAAAAGTCCTGA
- a CDS encoding phytoene/squalene synthase family protein produces MNLFDETCFECSKLITEKYSTSFSLGIRAFEKRFQYPVYAIYGFVRYADEIVDTFFDHDQRQLIDDFTEETFKAIRAGISTNPILQAFQQVVNHYGIDHELIEAFLNSMKMDLDKTTYDNGGYQVYIYGSAEVVGLMCLRVFSENNTELYNQLVPKARSLGAAFQKINFLRDIKSDYEERGRTYFPGVDFTNFTSVEKSLIEADIKKDFDDALEGIKLLPQGSRLGVYVAYVYYLQLFKKIRRIPAHVIQQKRVRVSDSVKMGLYFKALLHRKMNMI; encoded by the coding sequence ATGAATTTATTTGACGAAACGTGTTTTGAATGCAGCAAACTTATCACCGAAAAGTACAGTACTTCTTTTAGTCTCGGCATAAGAGCATTTGAAAAGCGCTTTCAGTACCCTGTTTACGCCATATACGGCTTTGTTCGTTACGCAGATGAAATTGTAGATACCTTTTTTGACCACGACCAACGTCAGTTAATAGACGACTTTACAGAAGAAACTTTTAAAGCTATTAGAGCTGGCATCAGCACCAACCCGATTTTGCAGGCTTTTCAGCAGGTGGTTAATCATTACGGTATTGACCATGAGCTAATTGAGGCTTTTCTCAACTCCATGAAAATGGACCTTGATAAAACCACATACGACAATGGTGGTTACCAAGTTTATATTTACGGCTCAGCAGAAGTAGTTGGTTTAATGTGTTTAAGGGTATTCAGTGAAAATAATACGGAGCTTTATAATCAGCTAGTGCCAAAAGCAAGAAGCCTTGGCGCAGCATTCCAGAAAATAAACTTTTTAAGAGATATCAAGTCAGACTATGAAGAACGGGGTCGAACTTACTTCCCGGGGGTAGATTTTACTAACTTTACCTCTGTCGAAAAAAGCCTCATAGAAGCGGACATCAAAAAGGACTTTGATGACGCGTTAGAAGGAATAAAGCTGCTGCCACAAGGCAGCCGTTTAGGGGTGTACGTAGCTTATGTATATTACTTGCAGCTATTTAAAAAGATTCGCCGTATACCCGCTCATGTAATACAGCAGAAACGGGTCCGCGTGTCTGACAGCGTTAAGATGGGGCTTTATTTTAAAGCTTTGCTGCACCGTAAAATGAACATGATTTAA
- a CDS encoding lycopene cyclase domain-containing protein: protein MKYTYLLINFLTIVFPIALSFDKRVAFYKSWKYLWQGLLITGLVFLFWDVLFTIYGVWSFNPNYIVGIKFFGLPLEEILFFLTVPFSCIFIYACLNYYVKWQISNAFARQLSNVMIGLSVALLAVNYTRLYTVVTFGLLAILLLILVYVVKAEWLGRFYLAFLVSLLPFYIVNGILTSLPVVLYNNAQNMGVRVYTIPFEDHFYSMALLMMNVAFLEYFRKRKTA, encoded by the coding sequence ATGAAATATACTTATCTACTTATCAACTTTCTTACCATTGTATTCCCTATAGCATTGTCTTTTGACAAGCGTGTCGCGTTTTATAAAAGCTGGAAGTACCTGTGGCAAGGCTTGTTAATAACTGGCTTGGTGTTCCTGTTCTGGGATGTACTTTTTACCATTTACGGTGTATGGAGCTTTAATCCAAATTATATAGTTGGTATAAAATTCTTTGGACTGCCTTTGGAGGAAATACTGTTTTTCCTTACGGTCCCCTTCTCTTGTATTTTCATTTACGCGTGCCTCAACTACTACGTAAAATGGCAGATCAGCAACGCTTTCGCACGGCAACTTTCAAATGTAATGATTGGTCTTTCCGTTGCATTGCTTGCCGTTAATTACACACGCTTGTATACCGTTGTTACATTTGGCTTGCTGGCTATATTGCTGCTAATACTGGTTTATGTAGTTAAAGCCGAATGGCTGGGCAGGTTTTATCTAGCCTTTCTGGTGTCGTTATTACCCTTTTATATCGTAAACGGAATCCTCACCTCCTTACCGGTTGTACTCTACAATAATGCGCAGAACATGGGGGTTCGCGTTTACACCATACCTTTCGAAGATCACTTTTATAGCATGGCACTGCTAATGATGAACGTAGCTTTTCTGGAGTATTTTAGAAAGCGTAAAACCGCATGA
- a CDS encoding cytochrome b5 domain-containing protein, whose translation MTELPTYTRSQLALRNGQDKPQIWVAFKGTIYDVTESRLWRNGKHYEHWAGQDLTEELADAPHTAAVFEKFPAVGVLM comes from the coding sequence ATGACAGAACTCCCCACCTATACCAGGTCTCAACTAGCGCTGCGAAACGGGCAGGACAAGCCACAAATATGGGTAGCCTTCAAAGGCACTATATACGACGTTACCGAAAGCCGGCTTTGGCGCAACGGGAAACATTATGAGCATTGGGCCGGGCAGGACCTTACCGAAGAACTTGCCGATGCACCACACACTGCAGCTGTCTTCGAAAAATTTCCAGCTGTAGGCGTGTTGATGTGA
- a CDS encoding ArsR/SmtB family transcription factor has protein sequence MKQDIFQAIADPTRRAILTLIAIQALTPNAMAEKFDMTRQAVSKHIKVLHECELIKPQQRGREIYYHFNAKKMQEFDHWLAQFRQNWETQFNQLDNLLQTIKEQNNE, from the coding sequence ATGAAACAAGACATCTTTCAGGCCATAGCCGATCCTACACGCAGAGCTATTTTAACGTTGATTGCTATACAAGCACTCACTCCAAATGCAATGGCAGAAAAGTTTGACATGACCCGTCAGGCAGTATCCAAACACATCAAAGTACTGCACGAATGCGAACTAATTAAACCGCAACAGCGCGGCCGGGAAATTTACTACCACTTTAATGCTAAGAAAATGCAGGAATTTGACCACTGGTTAGCTCAATTCAGACAGAACTGGGAAACTCAATTCAATCAACTCGATAACCTATTACAAACAATTAAAGAACAGAATAATGAATAA
- a CDS encoding SRPBCC family protein codes for MNNDLLFDFNVDKAAKTVYITREFNAGLSLVWDAFTKAELLDQWGAPAPMRAKTKYMDFKEGGRRFYAMISPDGVERWAVQEFTSITPKTNFKMYNAFSDKDENRELPGSDWDYNFSEQDSITKVNITIYNESFERLEKLLEGFKIGFTMTLKNLEELLTSLSQES; via the coding sequence ATGAATAACGATTTGCTATTTGATTTCAACGTTGACAAAGCGGCTAAAACTGTTTACATAACCCGCGAATTTAATGCCGGATTATCCCTGGTGTGGGATGCCTTCACAAAAGCCGAGTTGCTGGACCAATGGGGCGCGCCTGCACCTATGCGTGCTAAAACCAAGTATATGGATTTCAAAGAAGGAGGCCGGAGGTTTTACGCTATGATTAGTCCCGATGGTGTGGAGCGTTGGGCGGTTCAGGAGTTTACATCTATCACGCCCAAAACCAATTTCAAGATGTACAATGCATTTTCAGATAAAGACGAAAATCGCGAGCTGCCGGGTTCTGACTGGGACTACAACTTTAGCGAACAAGACAGCATAACTAAAGTAAATATTACCATTTACAACGAATCGTTTGAGCGACTGGAAAAACTACTGGAAGGCTTCAAGATAGGTTTCACTATGACGCTTAAAAACCTGGAAGAATTGCTGACAAGCTTATCGCAAGAATCTTAA
- a CDS encoding VOC family protein: protein MRTINPWINFNGNAEEAFTFYKSVFGGEFTKIVRFKELSSPEFQIPESEANKIMHIALPIGNHNVLLANDVPEFMGRVNENENRSKIALSTESREEADRIFNGLSAGGEVEGPIGDSPWGTYAGMFRDKYGIEWIVEFDAK from the coding sequence ATGAGGACAATCAATCCATGGATCAACTTTAACGGCAATGCCGAAGAAGCATTTACTTTTTACAAATCTGTTTTTGGCGGAGAGTTTACAAAGATCGTCCGCTTTAAAGAACTATCCAGTCCGGAGTTTCAAATACCCGAAAGCGAAGCAAATAAGATAATGCACATTGCCCTGCCCATTGGTAACCACAACGTGTTATTAGCCAATGATGTTCCGGAGTTTATGGGGCGGGTTAATGAAAATGAAAACCGTTCTAAAATAGCCTTGAGTACAGAAAGCCGTGAAGAGGCTGACAGGATATTTAACGGGTTATCAGCAGGTGGAGAAGTTGAAGGGCCAATTGGCGATAGTCCATGGGGTACATACGCCGGAATGTTCAGAGACAAATATGGCATTGAATGGATAGTAGAATTTGACGCCAAATAG
- the lpdA gene encoding dihydrolipoyl dehydrogenase, translating into MQYDVIVIGSGPGGYVAAIRCAQLGMKTAIIEKYSTLGGTCLNVGCIPSKALLDSSEHYHNAAHAFSDHGIKLDNLAFDFGRMVARKQEVVNANTSGISFLMKKNKIDVHTGVGSFKDKNTIVVTKTDGTKAELTTEKVIIATGSKPSSLPFLKIDKQRIITSTEALSLPEVPKHLILIGGGVIGLELGSVYARLGAKVSVIEFMDGIIPTMDKALGRELLKVLKKQGMEFYLNHKVTGATVEGDEVTVTFDNAKGEKQELKGDYCMVAVGRVAYTDGLGLENIGLTVEERGRKITVDEHLETSVKGVYAIGDVIKGAMLAHKAEDEGTFVAEIIAGQKPHINYNLIPGVVYTWPEVAAVGFTEEQLKEQGAKYKVGSFPFKASGRARASGDLDGFVKVLADATTDEILGVHMIGPRAADMIAEAVVAMEFRASAEDVTRASHAHPTYTEAMREACLAATENRAIHI; encoded by the coding sequence ATGCAATATGATGTTATCGTTATAGGTTCGGGCCCGGGCGGGTACGTTGCGGCTATTCGCTGCGCGCAATTAGGTATGAAAACTGCCATTATTGAGAAATACAGCACACTTGGCGGCACTTGCCTTAATGTGGGCTGTATTCCTTCAAAGGCCCTGCTCGATTCATCTGAGCACTACCATAACGCGGCACACGCTTTTAGCGATCATGGCATTAAGCTGGATAACCTTGCTTTTGATTTCGGACGCATGGTTGCCCGCAAGCAGGAAGTTGTAAATGCCAACACAAGCGGCATCAGCTTTTTAATGAAGAAGAACAAGATAGACGTACACACAGGCGTCGGTTCTTTTAAAGATAAAAACACCATTGTTGTTACAAAAACCGACGGCACCAAAGCAGAACTTACAACCGAAAAGGTAATTATAGCTACCGGCTCAAAACCCAGCAGCCTGCCTTTTCTTAAGATTGATAAACAAAGGATTATAACCTCTACAGAAGCCTTGAGCTTACCAGAGGTACCTAAACACCTTATACTTATCGGTGGTGGTGTTATAGGCCTGGAACTTGGCTCTGTTTACGCACGTTTAGGTGCTAAGGTATCTGTTATAGAGTTTATGGATGGTATTATCCCAACCATGGATAAAGCACTTGGCCGCGAATTGCTAAAGGTGCTTAAAAAACAAGGGATGGAGTTTTACCTTAACCACAAGGTAACTGGAGCTACTGTTGAAGGTGATGAAGTAACCGTTACTTTTGACAACGCCAAAGGTGAAAAACAAGAGCTTAAAGGCGATTATTGCATGGTAGCCGTAGGCCGTGTTGCTTATACCGACGGCTTAGGTCTTGAAAACATCGGCCTTACCGTTGAAGAGCGTGGACGGAAGATTACCGTCGACGAGCACTTGGAAACCAGCGTTAAAGGTGTGTATGCCATTGGCGATGTTATAAAAGGTGCCATGCTTGCCCACAAGGCAGAAGACGAAGGCACTTTTGTGGCAGAGATTATCGCGGGTCAAAAGCCGCACATTAACTACAACCTTATACCTGGTGTAGTATATACCTGGCCGGAAGTTGCTGCCGTAGGCTTTACCGAAGAGCAGTTGAAAGAACAAGGTGCCAAATACAAAGTGGGCTCATTTCCGTTTAAAGCAAGCGGTCGTGCACGCGCCAGCGGTGATCTTGACGGTTTTGTAAAGGTACTTGCAGATGCTACTACTGATGAGATATTAGGCGTACATATGATAGGTCCACGCGCTGCCGACATGATAGCTGAAGCCGTTGTTGCCATGGAGTTCCGCGCGTCGGCAGAGGATGTTACCCGCGCAAGCCATGCCCACCCTACCTATACAGAAGCCATGAGGGAAGCTTGTTTGGCAGCAACTGAAAACAGGGCGATACATATTTAA
- a CDS encoding sterol desaturase family protein: MQVIINIAIVLLTISIMELASWAMHKYFFHGPLWFIHKTHHQQRHGWFELNDLFSIGFAVLALWLMWVGHVSLDYRFWIGAGISTYGTIYFIFHDWFIHNRFKAFKSNNRYLSAIRRAHKIHHKSTEKNPSEEFGLLVVGKKWFKQ; this comes from the coding sequence ATGCAAGTAATCATCAACATAGCTATTGTGCTTCTTACCATTTCAATAATGGAGCTGGCGTCGTGGGCTATGCATAAGTATTTTTTTCATGGGCCGCTCTGGTTCATACACAAGACACACCATCAGCAGCGCCACGGCTGGTTTGAGCTTAATGATCTTTTTAGCATCGGCTTTGCCGTCCTTGCTTTGTGGCTGATGTGGGTGGGCCACGTAAGCCTCGATTACCGTTTCTGGATCGGTGCCGGCATTAGCACCTATGGCACTATCTACTTCATCTTTCACGACTGGTTCATCCACAACCGCTTTAAGGCATTTAAAAGCAATAACCGTTACTTGTCAGCCATTCGGCGGGCGCATAAGATCCATCACAAATCAACAGAAAAGAACCCTTCAGAGGAGTTCGGGTTATTGGTGGTTGGTAAAAAGTGGTTTAAGCAGTAA
- a CDS encoding glycosyltransferase, with amino-acid sequence MNILLINNTRIPATKYGGTERMVWWLGRELVRLGHKVTYLVGAGSLCSFAKVLTYNPAADINSQIPDDVDVVHFQFQVQGFTKKPYIVTVNDNPGGHPLDRNSVFVSGNHAARHGATAFVYNGLDSADYPIPDLKGKRNYFHFLAKAAWRVKNVKGAIDVATISKNKLVVLGGTRLNIKMGFRFTPNLNVSFKGMVDDQQKAALMNNSKGLIYPVRWNEPFGIAITESLYFGCPVFGTPYGSLPELVPSDVGFLSNSKHELAEAMKNADSYNRQRCHQYVMDNFNITKMANEYLKLYEAVAHGATINKNNPVLQEQNPPKFLPWVD; translated from the coding sequence ATGAATATCCTCCTGATAAACAACACCCGCATCCCTGCTACAAAGTATGGAGGCACCGAACGTATGGTGTGGTGGCTGGGCCGCGAACTGGTGAGATTGGGGCATAAAGTTACTTACCTGGTGGGAGCCGGTTCGCTATGTTCTTTCGCCAAAGTACTTACCTACAACCCGGCAGCAGACATAAACAGCCAGATACCAGATGATGTAGACGTTGTGCACTTCCAGTTCCAGGTGCAGGGATTTACCAAAAAGCCGTACATAGTCACGGTGAACGATAATCCCGGCGGGCACCCGCTTGACAGAAACTCGGTATTTGTATCCGGCAATCACGCCGCACGGCACGGTGCAACTGCATTTGTTTATAATGGCTTAGATAGTGCTGATTATCCTATACCCGATCTTAAAGGCAAGCGCAACTATTTCCATTTTTTGGCAAAGGCAGCCTGGCGGGTCAAGAACGTGAAAGGAGCTATTGATGTTGCCACTATAAGCAAAAACAAACTGGTTGTATTGGGCGGGACACGGCTAAATATCAAAATGGGCTTCAGATTCACACCAAATCTAAATGTCAGCTTTAAAGGTATGGTGGATGACCAACAAAAAGCTGCCTTGATGAACAATTCCAAAGGCCTTATCTACCCCGTGCGCTGGAACGAACCTTTTGGTATTGCTATTACCGAGAGCCTGTATTTTGGCTGCCCGGTTTTCGGCACGCCTTACGGCTCGCTGCCGGAGTTGGTGCCTTCGGATGTTGGTTTCCTTTCGAACAGCAAACACGAACTTGCAGAGGCAATGAAGAACGCAGACAGTTACAACAGGCAACGTTGCCATCAGTACGTTATGGACAACTTTAACATCACCAAAATGGCCAATGAGTACCTGAAGCTTTATGAGGCAGTAGCACATGGTGCTACAATAAATAAAAACAATCCTGTTTTGCAGGAACAAAATCCGCCAAAGTTTTTGCCCTGGGTAGATTGA
- the murB gene encoding UDP-N-acetylmuramate dehydrogenase — protein MLQIQENVSLKNFNTFGIEASARYFAEISHPEELTELFADPQWHTVPRLVMGGGSNMLLVNNFDGIVIRLNIRGIEHRISHDDVVVEAGAGEVWNDLVNYCVDHGFAGMENLSLIPGSVGASPIQNIGAYGIELKDIFESCTAFELSTGEFRNFTKKECKFGYRESVFKGELAGQFIITSVKFGLSLIPNLNLKYGAIEQELAARGIISPTLKDVSQVVSHIRVSKLPDPSTIGNAGSFFKNPVISAEAFGPIQQKFPNIVNFPAGDGQVKLAAGWLIEQCGWKGKTVGHTGTWKNQALVLVNHGGATGNEVYNLSSQIIDSVYTKFGVTLQREVNIIS, from the coding sequence ATGCTGCAAATACAGGAAAACGTCTCGCTAAAAAATTTCAACACCTTTGGTATAGAGGCAAGCGCCCGCTACTTTGCAGAGATAAGCCACCCTGAAGAACTTACAGAGCTTTTTGCCGACCCGCAATGGCATACAGTTCCGCGCCTGGTTATGGGCGGTGGCAGCAATATGCTTTTAGTAAACAACTTTGATGGCATTGTTATCCGCCTGAACATTCGTGGTATTGAACACCGCATCAGCCATGATGATGTTGTTGTTGAAGCCGGCGCAGGCGAGGTTTGGAATGACCTCGTTAACTACTGCGTAGATCATGGCTTTGCCGGAATGGAAAACCTCAGTCTTATTCCTGGTTCGGTGGGCGCATCCCCTATCCAAAATATTGGCGCATATGGAATAGAGTTAAAAGATATATTTGAGAGCTGCACTGCATTCGAGCTATCAACAGGCGAGTTTCGCAACTTTACTAAGAAAGAATGCAAGTTCGGTTATCGCGAAAGTGTTTTTAAGGGTGAGTTGGCTGGGCAATTCATTATTACTTCCGTTAAGTTCGGGCTTTCCCTCATACCAAACCTCAACCTAAAGTATGGTGCTATCGAGCAGGAGTTGGCAGCTCGCGGCATCATTTCGCCAACACTTAAAGATGTATCCCAGGTAGTATCGCACATTCGGGTTTCTAAACTGCCGGATCCGTCTACCATTGGTAACGCAGGCAGCTTTTTTAAAAACCCGGTGATCAGCGCGGAGGCTTTCGGTCCGATTCAGCAAAAATTTCCGAATATCGTAAATTTTCCAGCAGGTGACGGACAGGTTAAACTTGCTGCTGGCTGGTTAATAGAACAGTGCGGATGGAAGGGTAAAACAGTTGGGCATACAGGCACCTGGAAGAACCAAGCCCTTGTGCTGGTTAACCACGGCGGAGCCACAGGCAACGAAGTGTACAACCTTTCGTCGCAAATCATAGACAGTGTGTACACTAAATTTGGCGTTACGCTACAACGCGAAGTCAATATTATTAGTTAA
- a CDS encoding RNA polymerase sigma factor, translated as MTKIEFNTLVLRQASSLRSYALHFTHDADDANDLVQDTMLKAITYYNKFKEGTNLKGWLYTIMKNTFINNYRRFVKMSTFVTKSDEISSPNLVFSSTKNQGESKFVMDDIKRALDRLPSDYYVPFTMYFEGHKYHEIADHLTIPIGTVKTRIHVARKLLKKNLKAYDNGVAKPVYAENE; from the coding sequence ATGACAAAGATTGAGTTTAACACCCTGGTATTACGTCAAGCAAGTTCATTAAGGTCTTATGCCTTACACTTCACACATGACGCCGACGACGCAAACGACCTTGTTCAGGATACAATGTTGAAAGCCATCACTTATTACAATAAGTTTAAAGAAGGCACAAACCTGAAAGGCTGGTTGTATACCATTATGAAGAACACCTTCATAAACAACTACCGCCGTTTTGTTAAAATGAGCACTTTTGTTACCAAGAGCGACGAGATCTCTTCTCCAAACCTTGTTTTCAGTTCAACTAAAAATCAAGGCGAATCAAAGTTTGTGATGGATGATATTAAAAGAGCGCTGGACCGCTTGCCATCTGATTACTACGTGCCGTTTACAATGTATTTTGAAGGCCACAAATATCATGAGATTGCAGACCACTTAACTATCCCTATTGGTACTGTAAAAACCCGTATCCACGTTGCACGCAAGCTGCTTAAGAAAAATTTGAAAGCTTATGACAACGGTGTTGCAAAGCCGGTTTACGCAGAAAACGAATAA